In Intestinibacillus sp. Marseille-P6563, a single genomic region encodes these proteins:
- the nifJ gene encoding pyruvate:ferredoxin (flavodoxin) oxidoreductase: MARKMKSMDGNTAAAHVSYAFTEVAGIYPITPSSPMADSVDQWAAQGQKNIFGTTVKVVEMQSEAGAAGTVHGSLAAGALTTTYTASQGLLLMIPNMYKIAGELLPCVFHVSARTVASHALNIFGDHSDVMACRQTGFAMLAETNPQEVMDLAAVAHLATIKSRVPFINFFDGFRTSHEIQKIEVWDYKDLAEMCDMDAVEAFRARALNPEHPVMRGSHENGDVFFQHREASNPYYEAVPAIVEEYMDKVNAKLGTDYKLFNYYGAPDADRVIIAMGSICDVAEEVIDYLTAKGEKVGLVKVRLYRPFAADKLVAAIPASAKKIAVLDRTKEPGAQGEPLYLDVVTALANAGITDKVITGGRYGLGSKDTPPASVFAVYEELAKDAPKHQFTIGIVDDVTNMSLEEKPAPNTAAEGTTECKFWGLGGDGTVGANKNSIKIIGDHTDKYVQAYFQYDSKKTGGVTVSHLRFGDKPIKSPYYINKADFVACHNPSYITKGFPIVRDVKPGGVFLINCQWTPEELDHHLAASEKRYIAKNNIQLYTINAIDLAIEIGMGKRTNTILQSAFFALAKVMPSEDAIRFMKEAATKSYLKKGQDVVDMNHKAIDAGATAFVKIDVPASWADAADKADDAKLEGREKTVKMVKDLLDPIARMDGDSLPVSAFSEYVDGTFEHGAAAYEKRGVAVTVPSWNADTCVQCNQCAYVCPHATIRPFALTDAEAAAAPASAKIVDVKAGKGKGVYKYSLAVSPLDCMGCGVCIGVCPTKSLTMVPQEQEAAQQDAFNYMVEKVSEKEDMISTNSVKDSQFKKPLLEFSGSCAGCAETSYARLITQVCGDRMYISNATGCSSIWGGPAATSPYTVDANGHGPAWANSLFEDNAEHGLGMYYGQKAIRDRLIAKLEEMAGGQETPDTMKNAINSFMETKDNGADNAAPAKALIAELEKGAAAGCPACKEVLAHKEYLAKKSIWIFGGDGWAYDIGFGGLDHVLASGEDVNVMVFDTEVYSNTGGQASKATNIGAVAQFAAAGKAIGKKSLAEIAMSYGYVYVAQVAMGANPQQTLKAIAEAEAYPGPSLIIGYAPCEMHSIKGGMVNCQKEMKKAVDCGYWNMFRYNPALKAEGKNPFTLDSKDPKTEDYRAFIMNEARYSALTRSFPERAESLFQKSEKASVERYAHLQKLIALYSNEG, from the coding sequence ATGGCAAGAAAGATGAAGTCCATGGACGGTAACACCGCTGCGGCACATGTGTCGTATGCGTTTACCGAGGTTGCGGGTATCTATCCGATCACCCCGTCCAGCCCCATGGCAGACAGTGTGGACCAGTGGGCCGCACAGGGTCAGAAGAACATTTTCGGCACCACCGTTAAGGTTGTCGAGATGCAGTCTGAGGCAGGCGCAGCTGGTACCGTACACGGCTCGCTCGCAGCTGGCGCTCTGACCACGACCTACACCGCTTCTCAGGGCCTGCTGCTGATGATCCCGAACATGTACAAGATCGCTGGCGAGCTGCTCCCCTGTGTTTTCCACGTATCCGCGCGTACGGTTGCTTCCCACGCGCTGAACATCTTCGGCGACCATTCCGACGTTATGGCCTGCCGTCAGACCGGTTTCGCTATGCTGGCTGAAACCAACCCGCAGGAAGTTATGGACCTGGCTGCTGTTGCTCACCTGGCAACCATCAAGTCCCGCGTACCGTTCATCAACTTCTTCGACGGCTTCCGCACCTCGCATGAGATCCAGAAGATCGAAGTTTGGGATTACAAGGATCTGGCTGAGATGTGCGATATGGACGCAGTCGAAGCGTTCCGCGCTCGCGCTCTGAATCCGGAACATCCGGTCATGCGCGGCTCGCACGAAAACGGTGACGTATTCTTCCAGCACCGCGAGGCATCCAACCCCTACTACGAAGCCGTTCCGGCCATCGTAGAGGAGTACATGGACAAGGTTAACGCTAAGCTGGGCACCGATTACAAGCTCTTCAACTACTACGGCGCGCCGGATGCTGACCGCGTCATCATCGCAATGGGCTCCATCTGCGACGTAGCCGAAGAAGTTATCGATTACCTGACCGCCAAGGGCGAAAAGGTCGGCCTTGTCAAGGTTCGTCTGTACCGTCCGTTCGCGGCAGACAAGCTGGTTGCTGCCATCCCGGCATCGGCTAAGAAGATCGCAGTTCTCGACCGCACCAAGGAGCCGGGCGCACAGGGCGAACCGCTCTACCTCGACGTTGTAACCGCTCTGGCAAACGCTGGCATCACCGACAAGGTTATCACCGGCGGCCGTTACGGTCTGGGCTCCAAGGACACCCCGCCGGCTTCGGTATTTGCAGTATACGAAGAACTGGCCAAGGATGCTCCGAAGCATCAGTTCACCATCGGTATCGTCGACGACGTAACCAACATGTCTCTGGAGGAGAAGCCGGCTCCGAACACCGCAGCTGAAGGCACCACCGAATGCAAGTTCTGGGGTCTGGGCGGCGACGGTACGGTTGGCGCAAACAAGAACTCCATCAAGATCATCGGCGACCACACCGACAAGTACGTACAGGCATACTTCCAGTACGACTCCAAGAAGACCGGCGGCGTTACCGTTTCGCACCTGCGTTTTGGCGACAAGCCGATCAAGAGCCCGTACTACATCAATAAGGCTGACTTTGTTGCCTGCCACAACCCGTCTTACATCACCAAGGGCTTCCCGATCGTTCGTGACGTAAAGCCGGGCGGCGTATTCCTCATCAACTGCCAGTGGACCCCCGAGGAACTCGATCACCATCTGGCAGCTTCCGAGAAGCGCTACATCGCAAAGAACAACATCCAGCTGTACACCATCAATGCAATTGACCTGGCGATCGAAATCGGCATGGGCAAGCGCACCAACACCATCCTGCAGTCGGCATTCTTCGCTCTGGCAAAGGTTATGCCGTCTGAGGACGCAATCCGCTTCATGAAGGAAGCTGCAACCAAGTCCTACCTCAAGAAGGGCCAGGATGTCGTTGACATGAACCACAAGGCGATCGACGCTGGTGCAACCGCATTCGTGAAGATCGACGTTCCGGCTTCTTGGGCTGACGCTGCGGACAAGGCAGACGACGCGAAGCTGGAAGGCCGCGAAAAGACCGTCAAGATGGTCAAGGACCTGCTCGACCCGATCGCTCGTATGGACGGCGATTCCCTGCCGGTATCGGCCTTCTCCGAGTATGTTGACGGTACCTTCGAGCACGGCGCTGCCGCTTACGAGAAGCGCGGCGTAGCTGTTACCGTTCCGTCCTGGAATGCAGATACCTGTGTACAGTGTAACCAGTGTGCATATGTCTGCCCGCATGCAACCATCCGTCCGTTCGCTCTGACCGACGCAGAAGCAGCTGCTGCTCCGGCTTCGGCTAAGATCGTAGACGTCAAGGCTGGCAAGGGCAAGGGCGTTTACAAGTACTCCCTGGCTGTTTCTCCGCTGGACTGCATGGGCTGTGGCGTATGTATCGGCGTCTGCCCGACCAAGTCTCTGACCATGGTTCCGCAGGAGCAGGAAGCTGCCCAGCAGGATGCTTTCAACTACATGGTCGAAAAGGTTTCCGAGAAGGAAGACATGATCTCCACCAACTCGGTCAAGGACAGCCAGTTCAAGAAGCCGCTGCTTGAGTTCTCCGGCTCGTGCGCAGGCTGTGCAGAAACCTCTTACGCTCGCCTGATCACTCAGGTTTGCGGCGATCGTATGTACATCTCCAATGCGACCGGCTGTTCGTCCATCTGGGGCGGCCCGGCTGCTACCAGCCCGTACACCGTTGACGCAAACGGCCACGGTCCGGCTTGGGCGAACTCCCTGTTCGAAGACAATGCTGAGCATGGTCTGGGTATGTACTACGGCCAGAAGGCCATCCGTGATCGCCTGATTGCCAAGCTCGAAGAAATGGCTGGCGGTCAGGAGACTCCGGACACCATGAAGAATGCCATCAACTCCTTCATGGAAACCAAGGACAACGGCGCTGACAATGCAGCTCCGGCGAAGGCTCTGATTGCAGAACTCGAAAAGGGTGCTGCTGCTGGCTGCCCGGCTTGCAAGGAAGTTCTGGCGCATAAGGAATACCTGGCTAAGAAGTCCATCTGGATCTTCGGTGGCGACGGCTGGGCATACGACATCGGCTTCGGCGGTCTGGACCACGTTCTGGCATCGGGCGAAGACGTCAATGTCATGGTATTCGATACCGAAGTTTACTCCAACACCGGCGGACAGGCTTCCAAGGCAACCAACATCGGTGCTGTAGCTCAGTTCGCTGCTGCTGGTAAGGCAATCGGCAAGAAGTCGCTGGCTGAAATCGCAATGAGCTATGGCTACGTTTACGTGGCTCAGGTTGCAATGGGTGCAAACCCGCAGCAGACCCTGAAGGCGATTGCAGAAGCCGAAGCTTATCCGGGACCGTCTCTCATCATCGGCTATGCTCCGTGTGAGATGCACTCCATCAAGGGCGGCATGGTCAACTGCCAGAAGGAAATGAAGAAGG